One region of Daphnia pulicaria isolate SC F1-1A chromosome 7, SC_F0-13Bv2, whole genome shotgun sequence genomic DNA includes:
- the LOC124348751 gene encoding uncharacterized protein LOC124348751 — MMISQTTRLLLLPLRKQLTCTVRASVVVIPVKSYHTPAFSSIFISQSRVSKLIVKDFNVKFCSSRQLSLSSYSRNGAPLGGISSAAAVTTTSSSEFIDIPAPPVPTSTTLETLSGAVSSSSLAEPAFTEIRLGGMSPSGLMVTIRQLCRNGFRQFAEMVFAESSDIPISPYTKFS, encoded by the exons ATGATGATTTCACAGACGACTcgactcctcctccttcctttACGGAAACAG CTTACTTGCACGGTTCGTGCATCAGTAGTAGTGATCCCAGTAAAATCGTATCACACTCCAGCGTTTTCATCTATTTTCATCAGCCAGAGCAGAGTATCAAAGCTTATCGTCAAAGATTTCAATGTGAAATTTTGTAGTTCAAGGCAGCTGAGCCTTTCGTCTTATTCAAGGAATGGGGCACCACTGGGTGGAATTTCATCTGCAGCTGCAGTAACAACCACCAGCTCTTCA gAATTCATTGATATACCTGCTCCTCCAGtgccaacatcaacaacattaGAGACACTATCAGGTGCAGTTTCCTCAAGTAGTTTAGCAGAGCCCGCTTTTACAGAAATCAGGTTGGGAGGAATGTCCCCAAGTGGTCTGATG GTGACAATTCGGCAACTTTGCCGAAACGGTTTTCGGCAATTTGCCGAAATGGTTTTTGCCGAATCGTCCGACATTCCCATTTCCCCTTACACTAAATTTTCATAA
- the LOC124348750 gene encoding uncharacterized protein LOC124348750: MDGQPRREAFLVANSKISKMYSANGNESFVQVLAPKKNNIINIAAVATHTKKLSTATRFELVQRKPLEGSSASAVVASTTAVSSSHASGYDARTNHGRRKAFDDLSKPSRKGTMGILREARVVVHRLTDQQIKDAGNKSTRPTITHISARKSLDKAKHNVAARNKLLASATVDEATESLNVHVNPNTKTLTNKSRFATASGSSGSVSSSSNQFVSRTRGKPVANIVPDIDTFTCTKPVGMMPTKATGENELKRKELKLKQLKGKEDESARKCEESLKVKEQKRKHEGRAKRALARHSHAFRAKRASAKIFFFFFFAKIGQLEDKGERSAHLKQRMQAGNQEKAKRQTEVEKAKAGAFADVAVPGPSTLNATVTLPSSLFANYQITPVHVTKNGKPFNPDNYDIGDLRADDSPDKWYRPKKTIPTWARSCNFIVPLEQQVEADIVMFLWKKA, translated from the exons ATGGATGGGCAACCAAGGCGCGAGGCCTTCCTT GTTGCAAACTCTAAAATTAGTAAAATGTATTCTGCAAATGGAAATGAATCTTTTGTTCAAGTTTTggcaccaaaaaaaaacaacatcataaatattgctgctgttgccacTCATACTAAGAAATTGTCCACTGCGACTCGCTTTGAATTGGTCCAGAGAAAACCTCTCGAAGGAAGTTCAgcctctgctgttgttgcatcCACCACTGCTGTATCTAGCTCCCATG CAAGCGGTTATGATGCACGAACCAACCATGGAAGACGCAAGGCCTTTGAT GATCTTTCCAAACCCAGTCGAAAAGGCACGATGGGTATTCTTCGTGAAGCTCGTGTTGTTGTGCATCGCCTGACCGATCAACAAATCAAAGACGCCGGAAACAAATCAACAAGACCG ACTATAACTCACATTTCGGCACGGAAAAGTTTGGACAAGGCTAAACATAACGTTGCTGCTCGTAATAAGTTACTGGCCAGTGCGACTGTCGACGAAGCGACTGAAAGC cTCAACGTTCACGTAAACCCAAATACTAAGACACTAACAAACAAA TCTCGTTTCGCTACCGCTTCTGGGTCGTCTGGATCTGTCAGTTCATCATCGAATCAATTTGTGAGCAGGACTCGAGGAAAACCGGTGGCAAATATAGTCCCAGATATTGACACGTTTACATGTACTAAGCCAGTGGGAATGATGCCTACTAAAGCCACTGGAGAGAACGAGCTCAAGCGCAAGGAATTGAAACTAAAGCAGttaaagggaaaagaagatgAGTCTGCTCGCAAGTGCGAAGAGTCTTTGAAAGTCAAGGAACAAAAACG GAAACACGAGGGTCGAGCGAAGCGTGCCTTGGCAAGGCATTCCCATGCCTTCCGAGCGAAGCGTGCCTCggcaaagattttttttttttttttttttgcaaagatTGGACAACTGGAGGACAAAGGAGAAAGGAGTGCCCACTTGAAGCAGAGAATGCAAGCTGGGAACCAAGAGAAGGCAAAACG GCAAACTGAGGTTGAAAAAGCCAAAGCTGGCGCTTTCGCTGATGTGGCAGTCCCAGGACCTTCCACGTTGAACGCTACCGTCACGCTGCCTTCGTCTCTCTTTGCAAActaccagatcacgcca gTGCACGTGaccaaaaatggaaaaccttTCAATCCCGACAACTATGATATCGGTGATTTGCGCGCAGATGACTCACCCGACAAGTGGTACAGGCCGAAAAAAACTATTCCTACCTGGGCTAGaa GTTGCAATTTTATAGTGCCGTTAGAGCAGCAAGTGGAAGCTGACATCGTCATGTTTTTATGGAAAAAAGCATAA